A genomic stretch from Astatotilapia calliptera chromosome 4, fAstCal1.2, whole genome shotgun sequence includes:
- the caskin1 gene encoding caskin-1 isoform X5, whose translation MGKDQELLQAVKTEDLLTVQKLLQRPRPGKAKLLGSAKKVNVNFQDTDGFSPLHHAALNGNLELISLLLESQAAVDIRDQKGMRPLHYAAWQGKAEPMKMLLKSGSSVNGQSDEGQIPLHLSAQHGHYDVSEMLLQHQSNPCIVDNAGKTPLDLACEFGRVGVVQLLLSSNMCAALLEPKKGDTTDPNGTSPLHLAAKNGHIDIIRLLIQAGIDINRQTKAGTALHEAALCGKTEAVRLLLESGINATVRNTYSQTALDIVYQFTATQASKEIKQLLRDASAALQVRALKDYCNNYDLTSLNIKAGDVITVLEQHPDGRWKGCIHDNRTGNDRVGYFPSTMVEVISKRTGCRGSEASPQSSPTPSSGPHGGSNEEIWVLRKPVAGGDRSSVGSSGSVTSVRSSGSGQSAGSAAHILHAQAEGVKLLATVLSQSAKAKEHLMEQSKSVDQPPGSASSSRTSSQSGCPLHEAPPYDATATRKGEGPCEGKSSEAVVQWLSDFQLQVYAPNFLGAGYDLPTISRMTPEDLTAIGITKPGHRKKITSEINKLSVTEWLPEHKPASLGEWLSSIGLSQYHQMLVQNGYENIDFITDITWEDLQEIGITKLGHQKKLMLAVKRLAEMQRSSDGRGSLRKKPPPITQQQEVMSMDSPPPDEVMSPKMSTFQDSELSTELQNAMTQPVQEVKAQRTRSLSKDHDEVLTGGGGGGGGPPKKEARTMRQQSSQGSASSHRGSVSSQGKHRHSHSHSQPAPPYTPPHTPTKTRTSSSSSTSSVQSTSSPQAKPKPSPQFIQGERPQSPRSHPPQSPTHRGAPCQLQPQQQQPQMPPQHQAHPHPQHHPQMQAMEVRESQQVPVLCLPPEAELAEEEGPKNSSVQNKRAHTLNRYAVSDSECDERAGGRGGGGGEAEADVVSQSSAAVRGEGGKYATVTHRVSRSHSVRNQEKGANRNQSQSFALRQKKKGPPPPPPKRSSSAISTSNSNLTDANTQPNTLTTTGGMLDVPYYQQRRASDLGVSVETAAVETSSVGSVRSIAAMLEMSSIGGGAKGMALQKNFLQVGKTRDAIGLDGEVVNRRRTISGPVSELVAAARRDQPTPLTFPSPSTQPESSPPPVNSSSPQPPSSPHPSSGGSGSSSENLPFAEEGSLTIRRQGRGEGEGQCVFCVCLQGDGEGHQGDSSYAQEDISNAEATATLKRRPRSSKPHTNGSDFTLQESSTVKRRPKSRDKEPEGYAELATANGEPANTGQPNTTQPVPYQNGTATVKRRPVSDAGVIEQPQPQPQPQPQPQTQPQVTAAPRRDSLDQGAPVANEGGPVRKPKPPVSPKPVVAQIKRQGGPQTPPQPVSNKRVPLPGPGTPGSPVEGKKIPPPVSPKPAPPPTAPKPAKLIHSVTGPALSTPASAPPKQHSAVARQTSSPPSFPPSNTPSPPNAKPTSPSSQSPHTPQTPTTPQTPQTPATPSPTPPPVKPPRSSIGGVSVDSGMSGCGVTAPAATTTEFGVDSLVHQKLEETSASLAAALQAVEDKILRQEDSVAEQKTTVSILDDIGSMFDDLADQLDAMLE comes from the exons GTTTTCTCCGCTGCATCATGCTGCCCTTAATGGGAACCTGGAGCTCATCTCTCTGCTGCTGGAGTCACAGGCTGCTGTCGACATCAGAGACCAGAAAG GTATGCGGCCGCTGCACTACGCAGCCTGGCAGGGGAAGGCAGAGCCCATGAAGATGCTGCTGAAGTCGGGTTCGTCTGTCAACGGCCAATCAGACGAAGGACAAATTCCTCTCCACTTGTCAGCACAGCACGGCCACTACGATGTG TCTGAGATGCTGTTGCAGCACCAGTCCAACCCGTGCATCGTGGATAACGCAGGGAAAACCCCTCTGGACCTGGCCTGTGAGTTTGGCAGAGTTGGG gtgGTCCAGTTGTTGCTGTCTAGTAACATGTGCGCTGCTTTGCTGGAGCCCAAAAAAGGAGACACGACCGACCCTAATGGGACGTCTCCGCTGCATCTAGCTGCTAAGAATGGACACATAGACATCatcag GCTGCTGATCCAGGCTGGCATCGACATAAACAGGCAGACCAAAGCAGGCACTGCCCTGCATGAAGCTGCCCTCTGTGGAAAGACTGAAGCAGTGAGACTCCTGCTGGAG AGTGGTATCAATGCCACTGTGAGAAACACGTACAGCCAGACTGCGCTGGACATCGTCTACCAGTTCACTGCAACACAAGCCAGCAAAGAGATCAAACAACTGCTGAGGG ATGCGTCTGCAGCCCTTCAGGTTCGAGCTCTGAAGGATTACTGCAACAACTATGACCTGACCAGCCTCAACATCAAAGCAGGAGATGTCATCACG GTTTTGGAGCAGCACCCCGACGGACGCTGGAAAGGCTGTATCCATGACAACCGGACAGGAAATGACCGCGTGGGCTACTTTCCATCCACCATGGTGGAGGTCATCAGCAAACGCACAG GTTGTCGCGGCTCAGAGGCAAGTCCTCAAAGTTCTCCTACCCCGTCCAGCGGGCCCCATGGAGGCTCCAATGAAGAGATCTGGGTACTGCGCAAGCCTGTGGCAG gtGGAGATCGCAGCAGCGTCGGTAGTTCCGGCAGTGTAACCAGTGTGAGGTCATCAGGCAGTGGGCAGAGTGCTGGCAGCGCTGCACACATCCTCCACGCACAGGCTGAGGGGGTTAAG CTTTTAGCCACCGTCTTGTCTCAGTCTGCCAAAGCGAAGGAGCATCTGATGGAGCAATCCAAGTCTGTGGATCAGCCTCCAG GCTCTGCCAGCTCCTCTCGGACGTCGAGCCAATCAGGCTGTCCACTCCACGAAGCGCCGCCTTATGATGCCACGGCAACCAGGAAGGGGGAGGGTCCATGCGAGGGGAAG AGCTCAGAGGCCGTTGTCCAATGGCTGAGCGACTTTCAGCTGCAGGTCTACGCTCCAAACTTCCTGGGCGCTGGGTATGACTTGCCCACCATTAGCCGAATGACCCCGGAG gatcTGACCGCTATTGGAATAACTAAACCAGGTCACAGAAAGAAGATAACATCAGAGATTAACAAGCTAAGTGTTACAGAGTGGCTGCCTGAGCATAAACCT GCTAGCCTAGGAGAATGGCTATCTTCTATTGGTCTAAGCCAGTACCACCAGATGTTAGTGCAGAACGGTTACGAGAACATCGACTTCATCACGGACATCACTTGGGAAGACCTGCAGGAAATAGGCATCACCAAACTGG GCCACCAGAAAAAGCTAATGCTGGCGGTGAAGCggctggctgaaatgcagcgcAGTTCAGATGGGCGGGGCTCCCTCCGAAAGAAGCCCCCACCAATcacgcagcagcaggaagtcaTGTCGAtggatagtcctcccccagaTG AGGTCATGTCTCCCAAAATGAGCACCTTCCAGGACAGCGAGCTGAGCACTGAGCTACAGAATGCAATGACCCAGCCAGTTCAGGAGGTCAAAGCTCAGCGAACACGCAGCCTCAGCAAAGACCACGATGAGGTGCTTACaggcggaggaggaggtggaggtgggccACCTAAGAAGGAGGCCCGGACTATGAGGCAGCAGAGCAGCCAGGGAAGCGCGTCCTCTCACCGAGGCAGTGTATCCTCACAAGGCAAACATCGTCACTCTCATTCTCACTCGCAGCCTGCACCTCCCTACACACCCCCACACACTCCTACCAAGACCAGgacctcttcctcctcgtccACATCATCTGTGCAGAGCACGTCTTCCCCACAGGCCAAGCCCAAGCCGTCCCCACAGTTCATCCAGGGGGAAAGACCTCAGTCACCGCGCTCACATCCTCCTCAGTCTCCAACCCATCGCGGAGCCCCGTGCCAGCTTCAGCCCCAGCAGCAGCAACCTCAAATGCCGCCGCAGCACCAGGCTCACCCTCACCCTCAGCACCACCCACAGATGCAGGCGATGGAGGTCAGGGAGAGTCAGCAAGTCCCAGTCCTCTGTCTCCCACCAGAGGCAGAGTTAGCAGAGGAAGAAGGACCAAAGAACTCGTCTGTCCAGAATAAACGCGCTCACACGCTCAACCGATACGCTGTCTCAGATAGCGAGTGCGAtgagagagcaggaggaagaggagggggtggAGGAGAAGCAGAAGCTGACGTTGTAAGCCAGAGCTCAGCCGCTGTGAGAGGGGAAGGAGGGAAATACGCCACAGTAACTCACCGAGTCAGCCGTAGTCACTCCGTACGCAATCAGGAAAAGGGCGCCAACCGAAACCAGAGCCAGTCGTTTGCTCTCCGTCAGAAGAAAAAAGGCCCACCCCCACCACCGCCCAAACGCTCCAGCTCAGCCATCTCCACCTCCAACTCCAACCTGACAGATGCCAACACGCAGCCGAATACACTCACCACTACTGGGGGGATGCTGGATGTGCCTTACTACCAACAACGGCGGGCCAGCGACCTGGGGGTGTCCGTGGAGACAGCTGCCGTGGAGACGAGCAGCGTTGGCAGTGTGAGGAGCATTGCCGCCATGTTAGAGATGTCTTCTATAGGGGGAGGAGCCAAAGGCATGGCATTGCAGAAGAACTTTTTGCAG GTGGGGAAAACACGCGATGCCATTGGTCTGGATGGTGAGGTGGTAAACCGACGACGAACCATCAGCGGCCCCGTCAGTGAGCTTGTGGCTGCTGCAAGGCGCGACCAGCCAACTCCTTTGACTTTCCCCTCTCCCTCCACCCAGCCTGaatcctcccctcctcctgttAATTCCTCCTCACCCCAACCTCCATCCTCACCCCACCCCAGCTCAGGAGGTAGTGGCAGCTCTTCAGAGAATCTGCCTTTTGCAGAGGAGGGAAGTCTGACCATCCGCCGCCAAGGTCGAGGAGAAGGCGAAGGACAG tgtgtattttgtgtatgTCTGCAGGGTGACGGCGAGGGTCACCAGGGAGACAGCAGCTACGCCCAGGAGGACATCTCCAATGCTGAAGCCACGGCGACCTTAAAACGACGACCCCGCAGTTCCAAGCCCCACACCAACGGCTCTGACTTCACCCTTCAAGAGTCATCCACCGTCAAGCGACGACCCAAGAGCCGTGACAAAGAGCCCGAGGGCTACGCAGAGCTGGCCACAGCCAACGGGGAGCCTGCGAACACCGGGCAGCCAAACACCACGCAGCCAGTTCCCTACCAGAACGGCACAGCCACAGTGAAACGCCGCCCAGTGTCTGATGCTGGAGTGATCGAGCAACCGCAACCTCAACCTCAACCTCAACCTCAACCTCAAACTCAACCACAAGTGACTGCTGCTCCTCGCAGGGACAGCTTGGACCAAGGAGCTCCAGTGGCAAATGAAGGTGGTCCTGTGAGGAAACCAAAGCCTCCAGTCTCCCCAAAGCCTGTAGTGGCACAGATAAAGAGACAGGGAGGACCTCAGACCCCACCGCAGCCTGTATCCAACAAACGAGTACCCCTACCAGGTCCGGGGACACCTGGAAGTCCAG TGGAAGGAAAGAAGATCCCTCCACCAGTTTCACCCAAACCAGCGCCACCACCCACAGCGCCCAAACCAGCCAAGCTCATCCACTCTGTAACTGGCCCCGCACTGTCCACCCCAGCCTCTGCCCCGCCCAAGCAGCACTCTGCAGTGGCCCGACAGACCAGTTCACCGCCCTCCTTCCCCCCATCTAACACTCCCAGCCCGCCGAACGCCAAACCGACGAGCCCTTCCTCCCAGAGTCCCCACACGCCACAGACACCCACCACACCACAGACACCTCAGACTCCTGCCACTCCCAGCCCAACCCCTCCGCCTGTCAAACCCCCACGATCCTCCATCGGGGGGGTGTCAGTGGACAGCGGGATGTCAGGGTGCGGGGTCACGGCGCCAGCCGCCACGACAACAGAGTTCGGAGTGGATTCATTGGTGCACCAGAAGTTGGAGGAAACAAGCGCTTCGCTGGCTGCTGCTCTGCAAGCCGTGGAGGATAAAATACTACGACAGGAAGA CTCTGTGGCCGAGCAGAAGACCACAGTTAGCATCCTTGACGACATCGGCAGCATGTTTGATGACCTCGCCGACCAGCTTGACGCCATGTTGGAGTAA
- the caskin1 gene encoding caskin-1 isoform X3 — translation MGKDQELLQAVKTEDLLTVQKLLQRPRPGKAKLLGSAKKVNVNFQDTDGFSPLHHAALNGNLELISLLLESQAAVDIRDQKGMRPLHYAAWQGKAEPMKMLLKSGSSVNGQSDEGQIPLHLSAQHGHYDVSEMLLQHQSNPCIVDNAGKTPLDLACEFGRVGVVQLLLSSNMCAALLEPKKGDTTDPNGTSPLHLAAKNGHIDIIRLLIQAGIDINRQTKAGTALHEAALCGKTEAVRLLLESGINATVRNTYSQTALDIVYQFTATQASKEIKQLLRDASAALQVRALKDYCNNYDLTSLNIKAGDVITVLEQHPDGRWKGCIHDNRTGNDRVGYFPSTMVEVISKRTGLASTVICTQQFQKIPLVAPATVAPANAVVNGNDTTFHQIHILPPPPPPPPHSHQPLLPLFTSFGYNRSPVTSPQGDTPAAPGGDRSSVGSSGSVTSVRSSGSGQSAGSAAHILHAQAEGVKLLATVLSQSAKAKEHLMEQSKSVDQPPGSASSSRTSSQSGCPLHEAPPYDATATRKGEGPCEGKSSEAVVQWLSDFQLQVYAPNFLGAGYDLPTISRMTPEDLTAIGITKPGHRKKITSEINKLSVTEWLPEHKPASLGEWLSSIGLSQYHQMLVQNGYENIDFITDITWEDLQEIGITKLGHQKKLMLAVKRLAEMQRSSDGRGSLRKKPPPITQQQEVMSMDSPPPDEVMSPKMSTFQDSELSTELQNAMTQPVQEVKAQRTRSLSKDHDEVLTGGGGGGGGPPKKEARTMRQQSSQGSASSHRGSVSSQGKHRHSHSHSQPAPPYTPPHTPTKTRTSSSSSTSSVQSTSSPQAKPKPSPQFIQGERPQSPRSHPPQSPTHRGAPCQLQPQQQQPQMPPQHQAHPHPQHHPQMQAMEVRESQQVPVLCLPPEAELAEEEGPKNSSVQNKRAHTLNRYAVSDSECDERAGGRGGGGGEAEADVVSQSSAAVRGEGGKYATVTHRVSRSHSVRNQEKGANRNQSQSFALRQKKKGPPPPPPKRSSSAISTSNSNLTDANTQPNTLTTTGGMLDVPYYQQRRASDLGVSVETAAVETSSVGSVRSIAAMLEMSSIGGGAKGMALQKNFLQVGKTRDAIGLDGEVVNRRRTISGPVSELVAAARRDQPTPLTFPSPSTQPESSPPPVNSSSPQPPSSPHPSSGGSGSSSENLPFAEEGSLTIRRQGRGEGEGQCVFCVCLQGDGEGHQGDSSYAQEDISNAEATATLKRRPRSSKPHTNGSDFTLQESSTVKRRPKSRDKEPEGYAELATANGEPANTGQPNTTQPVPYQNGTATVKRRPVSDAGVIEQPQPQPQPQPQPQTQPQVTAAPRRDSLDQGAPVANEGGPVRKPKPPVSPKPVVAQIKRQGGPQTPPQPVSNKRVPLPGPGTPGSPVEGKKIPPPVSPKPAPPPTAPKPAKLIHSVTGPALSTPASAPPKQHSAVARQTSSPPSFPPSNTPSPPNAKPTSPSSQSPHTPQTPTTPQTPQTPATPSPTPPPVKPPRSSIGGVSVDSGMSGCGVTAPAATTTEFGVDSLVHQKLEETSASLAAALQAVEDKILRQEDSVAEQKTTVSILDDIGSMFDDLADQLDAMLE, via the exons GTTTTCTCCGCTGCATCATGCTGCCCTTAATGGGAACCTGGAGCTCATCTCTCTGCTGCTGGAGTCACAGGCTGCTGTCGACATCAGAGACCAGAAAG GTATGCGGCCGCTGCACTACGCAGCCTGGCAGGGGAAGGCAGAGCCCATGAAGATGCTGCTGAAGTCGGGTTCGTCTGTCAACGGCCAATCAGACGAAGGACAAATTCCTCTCCACTTGTCAGCACAGCACGGCCACTACGATGTG TCTGAGATGCTGTTGCAGCACCAGTCCAACCCGTGCATCGTGGATAACGCAGGGAAAACCCCTCTGGACCTGGCCTGTGAGTTTGGCAGAGTTGGG gtgGTCCAGTTGTTGCTGTCTAGTAACATGTGCGCTGCTTTGCTGGAGCCCAAAAAAGGAGACACGACCGACCCTAATGGGACGTCTCCGCTGCATCTAGCTGCTAAGAATGGACACATAGACATCatcag GCTGCTGATCCAGGCTGGCATCGACATAAACAGGCAGACCAAAGCAGGCACTGCCCTGCATGAAGCTGCCCTCTGTGGAAAGACTGAAGCAGTGAGACTCCTGCTGGAG AGTGGTATCAATGCCACTGTGAGAAACACGTACAGCCAGACTGCGCTGGACATCGTCTACCAGTTCACTGCAACACAAGCCAGCAAAGAGATCAAACAACTGCTGAGGG ATGCGTCTGCAGCCCTTCAGGTTCGAGCTCTGAAGGATTACTGCAACAACTATGACCTGACCAGCCTCAACATCAAAGCAGGAGATGTCATCACG GTTTTGGAGCAGCACCCCGACGGACGCTGGAAAGGCTGTATCCATGACAACCGGACAGGAAATGACCGCGTGGGCTACTTTCCATCCACCATGGTGGAGGTCATCAGCAAACGCACAG GTTTGGCCAGCACAGTCATTTGCACTCAACAGTTTCAAAAGATACCGCTGGTTGCCCCGGCGACGGTTGCCCCTGCCAACGCAGTAGTCAACGGCAACGACACCACGTTCCATCAGATCCATATCCTGCCTCCaccgcctcctcctccaccacattCCCATCAGCCACTGCTTCCACTTTTCACTTCCTTTGGCTATAACAGGTCACCCGTGACAAGCCCACAGGGAGACACACCTGCTGCCCCAG gtGGAGATCGCAGCAGCGTCGGTAGTTCCGGCAGTGTAACCAGTGTGAGGTCATCAGGCAGTGGGCAGAGTGCTGGCAGCGCTGCACACATCCTCCACGCACAGGCTGAGGGGGTTAAG CTTTTAGCCACCGTCTTGTCTCAGTCTGCCAAAGCGAAGGAGCATCTGATGGAGCAATCCAAGTCTGTGGATCAGCCTCCAG GCTCTGCCAGCTCCTCTCGGACGTCGAGCCAATCAGGCTGTCCACTCCACGAAGCGCCGCCTTATGATGCCACGGCAACCAGGAAGGGGGAGGGTCCATGCGAGGGGAAG AGCTCAGAGGCCGTTGTCCAATGGCTGAGCGACTTTCAGCTGCAGGTCTACGCTCCAAACTTCCTGGGCGCTGGGTATGACTTGCCCACCATTAGCCGAATGACCCCGGAG gatcTGACCGCTATTGGAATAACTAAACCAGGTCACAGAAAGAAGATAACATCAGAGATTAACAAGCTAAGTGTTACAGAGTGGCTGCCTGAGCATAAACCT GCTAGCCTAGGAGAATGGCTATCTTCTATTGGTCTAAGCCAGTACCACCAGATGTTAGTGCAGAACGGTTACGAGAACATCGACTTCATCACGGACATCACTTGGGAAGACCTGCAGGAAATAGGCATCACCAAACTGG GCCACCAGAAAAAGCTAATGCTGGCGGTGAAGCggctggctgaaatgcagcgcAGTTCAGATGGGCGGGGCTCCCTCCGAAAGAAGCCCCCACCAATcacgcagcagcaggaagtcaTGTCGAtggatagtcctcccccagaTG AGGTCATGTCTCCCAAAATGAGCACCTTCCAGGACAGCGAGCTGAGCACTGAGCTACAGAATGCAATGACCCAGCCAGTTCAGGAGGTCAAAGCTCAGCGAACACGCAGCCTCAGCAAAGACCACGATGAGGTGCTTACaggcggaggaggaggtggaggtgggccACCTAAGAAGGAGGCCCGGACTATGAGGCAGCAGAGCAGCCAGGGAAGCGCGTCCTCTCACCGAGGCAGTGTATCCTCACAAGGCAAACATCGTCACTCTCATTCTCACTCGCAGCCTGCACCTCCCTACACACCCCCACACACTCCTACCAAGACCAGgacctcttcctcctcgtccACATCATCTGTGCAGAGCACGTCTTCCCCACAGGCCAAGCCCAAGCCGTCCCCACAGTTCATCCAGGGGGAAAGACCTCAGTCACCGCGCTCACATCCTCCTCAGTCTCCAACCCATCGCGGAGCCCCGTGCCAGCTTCAGCCCCAGCAGCAGCAACCTCAAATGCCGCCGCAGCACCAGGCTCACCCTCACCCTCAGCACCACCCACAGATGCAGGCGATGGAGGTCAGGGAGAGTCAGCAAGTCCCAGTCCTCTGTCTCCCACCAGAGGCAGAGTTAGCAGAGGAAGAAGGACCAAAGAACTCGTCTGTCCAGAATAAACGCGCTCACACGCTCAACCGATACGCTGTCTCAGATAGCGAGTGCGAtgagagagcaggaggaagaggagggggtggAGGAGAAGCAGAAGCTGACGTTGTAAGCCAGAGCTCAGCCGCTGTGAGAGGGGAAGGAGGGAAATACGCCACAGTAACTCACCGAGTCAGCCGTAGTCACTCCGTACGCAATCAGGAAAAGGGCGCCAACCGAAACCAGAGCCAGTCGTTTGCTCTCCGTCAGAAGAAAAAAGGCCCACCCCCACCACCGCCCAAACGCTCCAGCTCAGCCATCTCCACCTCCAACTCCAACCTGACAGATGCCAACACGCAGCCGAATACACTCACCACTACTGGGGGGATGCTGGATGTGCCTTACTACCAACAACGGCGGGCCAGCGACCTGGGGGTGTCCGTGGAGACAGCTGCCGTGGAGACGAGCAGCGTTGGCAGTGTGAGGAGCATTGCCGCCATGTTAGAGATGTCTTCTATAGGGGGAGGAGCCAAAGGCATGGCATTGCAGAAGAACTTTTTGCAG GTGGGGAAAACACGCGATGCCATTGGTCTGGATGGTGAGGTGGTAAACCGACGACGAACCATCAGCGGCCCCGTCAGTGAGCTTGTGGCTGCTGCAAGGCGCGACCAGCCAACTCCTTTGACTTTCCCCTCTCCCTCCACCCAGCCTGaatcctcccctcctcctgttAATTCCTCCTCACCCCAACCTCCATCCTCACCCCACCCCAGCTCAGGAGGTAGTGGCAGCTCTTCAGAGAATCTGCCTTTTGCAGAGGAGGGAAGTCTGACCATCCGCCGCCAAGGTCGAGGAGAAGGCGAAGGACAG tgtgtattttgtgtatgTCTGCAGGGTGACGGCGAGGGTCACCAGGGAGACAGCAGCTACGCCCAGGAGGACATCTCCAATGCTGAAGCCACGGCGACCTTAAAACGACGACCCCGCAGTTCCAAGCCCCACACCAACGGCTCTGACTTCACCCTTCAAGAGTCATCCACCGTCAAGCGACGACCCAAGAGCCGTGACAAAGAGCCCGAGGGCTACGCAGAGCTGGCCACAGCCAACGGGGAGCCTGCGAACACCGGGCAGCCAAACACCACGCAGCCAGTTCCCTACCAGAACGGCACAGCCACAGTGAAACGCCGCCCAGTGTCTGATGCTGGAGTGATCGAGCAACCGCAACCTCAACCTCAACCTCAACCTCAACCTCAAACTCAACCACAAGTGACTGCTGCTCCTCGCAGGGACAGCTTGGACCAAGGAGCTCCAGTGGCAAATGAAGGTGGTCCTGTGAGGAAACCAAAGCCTCCAGTCTCCCCAAAGCCTGTAGTGGCACAGATAAAGAGACAGGGAGGACCTCAGACCCCACCGCAGCCTGTATCCAACAAACGAGTACCCCTACCAGGTCCGGGGACACCTGGAAGTCCAG TGGAAGGAAAGAAGATCCCTCCACCAGTTTCACCCAAACCAGCGCCACCACCCACAGCGCCCAAACCAGCCAAGCTCATCCACTCTGTAACTGGCCCCGCACTGTCCACCCCAGCCTCTGCCCCGCCCAAGCAGCACTCTGCAGTGGCCCGACAGACCAGTTCACCGCCCTCCTTCCCCCCATCTAACACTCCCAGCCCGCCGAACGCCAAACCGACGAGCCCTTCCTCCCAGAGTCCCCACACGCCACAGACACCCACCACACCACAGACACCTCAGACTCCTGCCACTCCCAGCCCAACCCCTCCGCCTGTCAAACCCCCACGATCCTCCATCGGGGGGGTGTCAGTGGACAGCGGGATGTCAGGGTGCGGGGTCACGGCGCCAGCCGCCACGACAACAGAGTTCGGAGTGGATTCATTGGTGCACCAGAAGTTGGAGGAAACAAGCGCTTCGCTGGCTGCTGCTCTGCAAGCCGTGGAGGATAAAATACTACGACAGGAAGA CTCTGTGGCCGAGCAGAAGACCACAGTTAGCATCCTTGACGACATCGGCAGCATGTTTGATGACCTCGCCGACCAGCTTGACGCCATGTTGGAGTAA